The Euphorbia lathyris chromosome 3, ddEupLath1.1, whole genome shotgun sequence genome contains a region encoding:
- the LOC136222412 gene encoding serine/threonine-protein kinase D6PK-like, whose translation MDSMPSTSEIVESFEELESNPKVDEKGRKHFVLQSGNKYSIEEDINRLFEAIEMRTSSKVTRLSESSKDGLRKKAMKRPIRVGSPQMSGIGISEPVSLKQALRGLCISQASEMAAMKRLSKPPSSSGAALETGAVKRLYRAVVVEANGSGAPQGNSNLVEISLVPERVASSSTETMCESSLTEKTELSGQIAHSSEDQSLMECSSEMRKTKIEKLKAKDSLSTCLASETLSEVEEKTSATLEVPGKPPIPEGQENRLETTSLPHNCSTGGRMNNLACNTPRFMKPIFRNKSFIKKKVKQDSSPVSSHSTPECGKINTDVDPSTSNSGNCDYARETGQEERVKATPASNASNSNNEDTSSSKVGSSNSTKGTKSILIKIDERSISREKGEFSQSSKGSIGDYSSSTSISDESNLSGSSRCGNRPHMSRDTRWEAIRLVQRQHGSLGLKHFRLIKKLGCGDIGSVYLAELTSTGCLFALKVMDNEFLASRKKMSRAETEREILQMLDHPFLPTLYAHFVSERFSCLVMEYCPGGDLHVLRQKQPSRSFSEQAARFYVVEILLALEYLHMLGVVYRDLKPENILVREDGHIMLSDFDLSLKCAGNTITVQSSSPVTEPAKKMSSPCSEASCIDPFCLHPSWQVSCFTPRLLSVASKSRKLKSDLAAQVSPLPQLVVEPTNARSNSFVGTHEYLAPEIIKGEGHGSAVDWWTFGIFLFELLYGRTPFKGSGNEETLSNVVSRSLRFPSTPIVSFHARDLIRGLLIKEPENRLGSTKGAAEIKQHAFFEGLNWALIRCAMPPEMPKFWDAGNGKPATFSQNKDTTKCKESEGTEEYTEFEMF comes from the exons ATGGATTCCATGCCAAGTACCTCCGAAATTGTTGAGTCATTTGAAGAGTTAGAGTCGAATCCAAAAGTGGATGAGAAAGGTAGGAAGCATTTTGTTCTACAGTCAGGAAATAAATATTCAATCGAGGAGGACATCAATCGACTTTTCGAAGCAATCGAAATGAGAACTTCTTCTAAGGTTACTCGTCTATCTGAAAGCAGTAAAGATGGTTTACGAAAGAAAGCAATGAAAAGACCAATCAGAGTTGGTTCACCACAAATGTCAGGAATTGGAATTTCTGAGCCGGTGAGTTTGAAGCAAGCATTAAGGGGTTTGTGCATCTCTCAGGCATCGGAAATGGCTGCAATGAAGCGATTATCAAAACCGCCAAGTTCATCAGGGGCAGCCTTGGAAACAGGAGCTGTTAAAAGATTGTACAGAGCAGTTGTAGTTGAGGCAAATGGATCTGGCGCCCCCCAAGGGAACAGTAATTTGGTGGAAATTTCCCTTGTACCAGAAAGAGTTGCATCAAGTTCCACGGAGACTATGTGCGAATCCTCACTAACGGAAAAGACAGAGTTATCTGGTCAAATTGCTCATTCTTCAGAAGATCAATCTCTTATGGAGTGTAGTAGTGAAATGCGAAAAACGAAAATTGAAAAGCTCAAGGCCAAAGATTCTTTGTCAACCTGTCTAGCTAGTGAGACATTATCAGAGGTTGAAGAGAAAACGTCAGCCACTCTTGAAGTTCCCGGCAAACCTCCAATTCCAGAGGGACAGGAAAACCGATTAGAAACAACATCATTACCTCATAATTGCAGTACTGGTGGACGGATGAACAATCTCGCTTGTAATACTCCACGATTTATGAAGCCAATCTTCAGGAATAAGAGCTTTATTAAGAAGAAAGTAAAGCAGGACTCGTCTCCTGTCTCAAGCCATTCCACTCCGGAATGTGGCAAGATCAATACGGATGTGGATCCTAGCACAAGCAATTCAGGAAATTGTGATTATGCTCGAGAGACCGGGCAGGAAGAAAGGGTGAAAGCAACTCCGGCATCCAATGCTAGCAACTCGAACAATGAGGACACAAGTTCAAGCAAAGTCGGGTCGAGTAATTCCACTAAGGGAACTAAATCTATTCTGATAAAAATTGATGAAAGATCAATATCAAGAGAAAAGGGTGAGTTCTCCCAAAGTTCGAAAGGTAGCATTGGTGATTATAGTAGCAGTACAAGCATTAGTGATGAAAGCAATCTAAGCGGGTCTAGTCGATGCGGGAATAGGCCTCATATGTCTAGGGACACGAGGTGGGAAGCCATTCGTCTTGTTCAGAGGCAGCATGGAAGCCTAGGTTTGAAGCATTTCAGGCTAATTAAGAAGCTCGGCTGTGGGGATATTGGGTCCGTTTATCTCGCTGAGCTAACCAGTACCGGTTGTCTATTTGCTTTGAAAGTGATGGACAATGAGTTTTTGGCAAGCAGGAAGAAGATGTCTAGGGCCGAAACCGAGAGAGAGATTCTTCAGATGCTGGATCATCCCTTTCTCCCCACATTATATGCTCATTTTGTATCTGAAAGATTCTCATGCTTGGTTATGGAGTATTGTCCCGGTGGAGATCTACACGTGCTGCGGCAGAAGCAACCTAGCCGGAGCTTCTCTGAACAAGCGGCGAG GTTTTACGTAGTGGAAATCCTCCTTGCATTGGAGTACTTGCACATGCTTGGAGTTGTTTATCGTGATTTGAAACCCGAAAACATTTTGGTCCGTGAAGATGGACATATCATGCTCTCGGATTTTGACTTGTCACTTAAGTGTGCTGGTAATACAATTACAGTTCAATCATCTTCTCCGGTTACAGAACCTGCAAAAAAGATGTCAAGTCCGTGCTCTGAAGCTAGCTGCATAGACCCTTTCTGCCTCCACCCATCTTGGCAAGTTTCGTGTTTCACTCCTCGACTGCTATCTGTAGCTTCCAAGTCTCGGAAGTTGAAATCCGACCTAGCTGCTCAAGTGAGTCCATTGCCACAGCTAGTAGTGGAGCCAACTAACGCCCGATCCAACTCCTTTGTCGGAACTCATGAATACCTTGCTCCCGAAATCATCAAAGGCGAGGGTCATGGCAGCGCTGTTGATTGGTGGACGTTCGGCATCTTCCTATTCGAGCTTTTATACGGACGAACACCCTTTAAGGGGTCAGGAAACGAGGAAACATTGTCCAATGTAGTTTCGAGAAGCCTTAGGTTTCCGAGTACCCCTATAGTCAGTTTTCATGCTCGGGACTTGATTCGAGGTTTATTGATCAAGGAACCTGAAAACCGGTTAGGATCCACAAAAGGGGCTGCAGAGATCAAACAGCATGCTTTCTTTGAAGGCCTTAATTGGGCGTTAATACGGTGTGCGATGCCACCGGAGATGCCAAAGTTTTGGGATGCCGGAAATGGCAAACCGGCCACGTTTTCGCAGAATAAAGATACCACGAAATGTAAGGAATCCGAGGGTACAGAAGAGTATACAGAGTTTGAGATGTTTTAA